From the Microbacterium thalassium genome, one window contains:
- a CDS encoding nitroreductase family deazaflavin-dependent oxidoreductase, protein MPGLKDVVRAIIAPLTRTRWFRRVGPVFLPPFERFMKGITGGRLQVSGILVPSLVLRTTGARSGEPREAELMYTPDGRGRAIVAGTSFARSRHPAWSTNLLAHPDAEITVRGRRMPVHASLIPDDERDAAWARIEAQWPGYRAYERESGRTVRLFRLQPVRRDG, encoded by the coding sequence GTGCCTGGCCTCAAGGACGTCGTCCGCGCTATCATCGCGCCCCTCACCCGCACCCGCTGGTTCCGTCGGGTCGGCCCGGTGTTCCTGCCGCCGTTCGAGCGCTTCATGAAGGGCATCACGGGCGGCCGCCTGCAGGTGAGCGGCATCCTGGTGCCGTCGCTGGTGCTGCGCACGACCGGCGCGCGCAGCGGCGAGCCCCGCGAGGCCGAGCTGATGTACACACCCGACGGCCGGGGCCGCGCGATCGTGGCGGGCACGAGCTTCGCCCGCAGCCGCCACCCCGCGTGGTCGACGAACCTCCTCGCGCACCCGGACGCCGAGATCACCGTGCGCGGCAGACGGATGCCGGTGCACGCGAGTCTCATCCCGGACGACGAGCGGGATGCCGCGTGGGCGCGCATCGAAGCGCAATGGCCCGGCTACCGCGCCTATGAGAGGGAGTCGGGGCGCACCGTGCGCCTGTTCCGGCTGCAGCCGGTGCGGCGCGACGGCTGA